One window of the Streptomyces sp. ITFR-21 genome contains the following:
- a CDS encoding IS3 family transposase (programmed frameshift) yields the protein MPAPRKYPDELRERAIREVRSTGRPVAHVARDLGIHKEALRGWVRQAEADAGERDDRLTTAERDELKELRKENGELRRANEILKAASVFFCAGDRPSPDEAEQVIDRLRDEGLGVDPVCRVLNLSPSTYFARKSRPKSPRRLRDEELKPLVTAVWEDSGRTYGARRVARALVRAGHQVARCTVERLMRELGIEGVIRGQRRRTTIPEPSAPRPPDLVNRRFTAERPNRLWLADLTYIRTWSGWVYVAFVLDVFSRRIVGWQAATHMRTDLPLDALEMALWRQRIKKDADLIHHSDRGSQYVSIRYTERLAEVGASASVGSVADSYDNAMAEALNGTFKAELIEHQGPWQDFDEVERAVFQWVAWYNAERLHSALGYLPPDEYEQAYWAQLEQAPLTA from the exons ATGCCAGCACCCCGTAAGTACCCTGATGAGCTTCGTGAGCGCGCGATCCGTGAGGTCCGCTCCACGGGCCGCCCGGTGGCCCATGTCGCCCGCGACCTGGGTATCCACAAGGAAGCCCTGCGCGGCTGGGTCCGCCAGGCCGAGGCGGACGCCGGTGAGCGTGACGACCGGCTCACCACTGCCGAGAGGGATGAGCTGAAGGAACTCCGGAAGGAGAACGGCGAGTTGAGGCGGGCCAACGAGATTTTGAAGGCCGCCTCGGTGT TTTTTTGCGCAGGAGATCGACCGTCCCCGGACGAGGCCGAGCAGGTGATCGACCGCCTGCGCGACGAGGGCCTCGGGGTCGATCCCGTCTGCCGGGTGCTGAATCTGTCCCCGTCGACCTACTTCGCCCGCAAGTCTCGGCCGAAGTCTCCTCGCCGCCTGCGCGATGAAGAGCTGAAACCGCTGGTCACGGCCGTGTGGGAGGACTCCGGCCGGACGTACGGGGCCCGCCGGGTCGCCCGCGCGCTGGTCCGCGCCGGCCACCAGGTGGCACGTTGCACGGTCGAGCGGCTGATGCGCGAGCTCGGCATCGAAGGCGTCATCCGCGGCCAGCGGCGCCGCACCACCATCCCGGAACCGTCCGCCCCGCGCCCGCCGGACCTGGTCAACCGCCGCTTCACCGCCGAGCGCCCGAACCGGCTGTGGCTGGCCGACCTGACCTACATCCGCACCTGGTCCGGCTGGGTCTACGTCGCCTTCGTCCTGGACGTGTTCTCCCGCCGGATCGTGGGCTGGCAGGCCGCCACCCACATGCGCACCGACCTGCCACTGGACGCGCTGGAGATGGCGCTGTGGCGGCAGAGGATCAAGAAGGACGCCGACCTGATCCACCACAGCGACAGAGGGTCGCAATACGTGTCCATTCGGTATACGGAACGTCTCGCTGAAGTCGGCGCCTCGGCGTCGGTCGGCTCCGTCGCGGACAGTTACGACAATGCGATGGCCGAGGCCCTGAACGGCACGTTCAAAGCCGAGTTGATCGAGCATCAGGGGCCATGGCAGGACTTCGACGAGGTCGAACGGGCCGTCTTCCAGTGGGTCGCGTGGTACAACGCTGAACGGCTCCACTCCGCCCTCGGCTACCTCCCGCCCGACGAGTACGAACAGGCGTATTGGGCGCAACTGGAGCAAGCCCCGCTGACCGCTTGA
- a CDS encoding IS256 family transposase, with amino-acid sequence MLVDRARNEGLQLTGEGGLLQQLTKRVLESALEGEITGHLGYGKHDAAGRNTGNSRNGTRSKTVLTDVGPVEVKVPRDVEGSFEPQIVRKRQRRLTGVDEMVLSLSAKGLTHGEISAHLAEVYGAEVSKQTISTITDQVMEGMAEWQNRPLDRVYPVLFVDAINVKIRDGKVANRPVYVVMAVTVEGTRDILGIWAGDGGEGAKYWLQVFTELKNRGLDDVLMLVCDGLKGLPDAVETVWPRTIVQTCIVHLLRNSFRYAARQDWDKIAKALKPVCTAPNEAAAAERFGEFQDAWGKKYPAIIKLWENAWAEFVPFLSFDVEIRTVICSTNAIESVNARIRKAVRARGHFPTEAAALKCIYLALMSLDPTGKGRKRWTMRWKAPLNAFQIAFEGRLTPANN; translated from the coding sequence ATGCTGGTCGACCGGGCTCGGAACGAGGGCCTGCAGCTGACCGGCGAGGGCGGGCTTCTGCAACAGCTGACGAAGCGGGTGCTGGAGTCTGCCCTGGAGGGCGAGATCACCGGCCACCTCGGCTACGGCAAACACGACGCGGCCGGCCGGAACACCGGCAACAGCCGCAACGGCACCCGGTCCAAGACCGTGCTGACCGATGTCGGACCGGTCGAGGTGAAGGTGCCCCGGGACGTGGAGGGCAGCTTCGAGCCGCAGATCGTCAGGAAGCGGCAGCGACGGCTGACCGGCGTCGACGAGATGGTGCTGTCGCTGTCCGCGAAGGGACTCACCCACGGGGAGATCTCCGCGCATCTGGCCGAGGTCTACGGCGCCGAGGTCTCCAAGCAGACCATCTCAACGATCACCGACCAGGTGATGGAGGGCATGGCCGAATGGCAGAACCGGCCACTTGACCGTGTCTATCCCGTTTTGTTCGTCGATGCCATCAACGTCAAGATCAGGGACGGGAAGGTCGCGAACCGGCCCGTCTACGTCGTCATGGCCGTCACCGTCGAAGGCACCCGCGACATCCTCGGCATCTGGGCCGGCGACGGCGGCGAGGGAGCGAAATACTGGCTGCAGGTCTTCACCGAGCTCAAGAACCGCGGCCTGGACGACGTGCTGATGTTGGTCTGCGACGGGCTCAAGGGCCTGCCCGACGCGGTCGAGACGGTCTGGCCCCGCACCATCGTGCAAACCTGCATCGTCCACCTCCTGCGCAACAGCTTCCGCTACGCGGCCCGCCAGGACTGGGACAAGATCGCCAAGGCGCTCAAGCCCGTCTGCACCGCACCGAACGAGGCCGCGGCGGCCGAACGCTTCGGGGAGTTCCAGGACGCCTGGGGGAAGAAGTACCCGGCGATCATCAAACTGTGGGAGAACGCCTGGGCCGAGTTCGTGCCCTTCCTCTCCTTCGACGTCGAGATCCGCACAGTCATCTGCTCGACGAACGCCATCGAGTCCGTCAACGCCCGCATACGCAAGGCCGTCCGGGCCCGCGGACACTTCCCCACCGAGGCCGCCGCCCTGAAGTGCATCTACCTGGCACTGATGAGCCTGGACCCGACCGGCAAGGGCCGCAAGCGCTGGACCATGCGCTGGAAGGCACCCTTGAACGCCTTCCAGATCGCCTTCGAAGGCCGGCTCACCCCGGCCAACAACTGA
- a CDS encoding pentapeptide repeat-containing protein, with amino-acid sequence MSYLEEATVGRSNLPETILRANADVGGLELFGAMLRGEQLIGVDLRGAQLTASELSAANLTRADLAGANLSRTTVLRADLTGANLTRANLHDAYLDEAKLTDATLR; translated from the coding sequence GTGAGTTACCTGGAAGAGGCAACAGTGGGAAGATCAAATCTTCCCGAGACGATCTTGCGAGCCAACGCCGACGTAGGCGGATTAGAGCTGTTCGGTGCGATGCTGCGGGGGGAACAGCTGATCGGCGTGGATCTGCGCGGAGCGCAGCTGACCGCCTCGGAGCTATCCGCCGCTAACTTGACCCGCGCTGACCTGGCCGGCGCGAACCTGAGCCGGACGACCGTCCTGCGCGCGGATCTGACCGGCGCCAACTTGACCCGCGCAAACCTGCACGACGCGTATCTGGACGAGGCGAAGCTGACTGATGCGACGCTCAGGTAG
- a CDS encoding exonuclease SbcCD subunit D, which produces MRFLHTSDWHLGRRFHGEDLISAQSTFLDHLNDTARAENVDAILMAGDIYDRAIPSLDAVRLFNRALHQLADLEIPIVMISGNHDSAHRLGVGSGLFARAGIHLRTDPATCDVPVVLTDEHGPVAVYGVPYLEPSMVRGQLEAEATSHAAVLTAAMDRVHTDLTNRQPPGTRSVVIAHAFVTPGTGQDDESQAEESASERDISVGGVAHVGADVFDSIDYVALGHLHGPQRVTDRVHYSGSPLPYSFSEADHVKSFTLVDLTPGTAPTVTRLPCQTPHRLERVEGLLDDLLTDPAHEPLKDAWLEVTLTDAALPFEAMARLRRRFPHTLSLKHQRAFIPAQATETPTYAERLRGRSELDIACDFITDMRGTGPTPDEHALLQQAVDSARVNELQKEIV; this is translated from the coding sequence ATGCGGTTTCTGCACACCTCGGACTGGCACCTGGGCCGCCGGTTCCACGGAGAAGACCTGATCTCCGCCCAGAGCACCTTCCTCGATCACCTGAACGACACGGCCCGCGCCGAGAACGTCGACGCGATCCTTATGGCCGGCGACATCTACGACCGGGCCATCCCCAGCCTGGACGCGGTCCGCCTGTTCAACCGGGCCCTGCACCAGCTCGCCGACCTCGAGATACCGATCGTCATGATCAGCGGAAACCACGACTCGGCCCACCGCCTCGGCGTCGGCTCCGGCCTGTTCGCCCGCGCCGGGATCCACCTGCGCACCGACCCGGCCACCTGCGACGTCCCCGTCGTCCTGACCGACGAGCACGGACCGGTCGCCGTGTACGGGGTGCCCTACCTCGAGCCGTCGATGGTCCGCGGCCAACTGGAGGCGGAGGCCACCTCGCACGCCGCGGTGCTGACTGCGGCCATGGACCGGGTCCACACTGATCTCACCAACCGGCAGCCGCCCGGGACCCGCTCGGTGGTCATCGCCCACGCCTTCGTCACCCCCGGCACCGGGCAGGACGATGAATCCCAGGCGGAGGAGTCGGCCAGCGAACGCGACATCAGCGTCGGCGGTGTCGCCCACGTCGGCGCCGACGTCTTCGACAGCATCGACTACGTCGCCCTCGGCCACCTCCACGGCCCCCAGAGGGTCACCGACCGCGTCCACTACAGCGGCTCCCCGCTGCCCTACTCCTTCTCCGAAGCCGACCACGTCAAGTCCTTCACACTGGTCGACCTCACCCCCGGCACGGCCCCCACGGTCACCCGCCTGCCCTGCCAGACCCCCCACCGCCTGGAACGCGTCGAAGGCCTCCTGGACGACCTGCTCACCGACCCCGCCCACGAACCACTCAAGGACGCCTGGCTCGAGGTCACCCTCACCGATGCGGCCCTGCCGTTCGAGGCCATGGCCCGGCTGCGCCGCCGCTTCCCCCACACACTCAGCCTCAAGCACCAGCGCGCCTTCATCCCTGCCCAAGCCACCGAGACCCCCACCTACGCCGAACGTCTCCGCGGCCGCAGCGAACTCGACATCGCCTGCGATTTCATCACCGACATGCGCGGCACCGGCCCCACCCCCGACGAACACGCCCTGCTCCAGCAGGCCGTCGACTCCGCCCGCGTGAACGAACTGCAGAAGGAAATCGTCTGA
- a CDS encoding SMC family ATPase, giving the protein MRLHHLTLQAFGPFAGTHTVDFDALSADNLFLLHGDTGAGKSTLFTAICFALYGEPPVDRDLLLRSHHAPADLLTQVTLDVTIAGHRLRIEREPQQTRPKRSGKGETVHKAETRLQRWTTDSLGQGHWEPSSRSHQETGKEIKDLLGMSRTQFCQVVLLPQNEFTKFLYAAAPQRRELLGKLFHTDRYAQIERWLNDHSRTTQKNRDAARDEVLHLAARIHQAAGPDLKSEHDAPTSDVPHALTDPALAWARDLTQASQADALTAQADAEKAKKNQVEYQTLEAATRVLHQQQTTHAAARAELDRLHEQTPHQEALSRSREQARRAQQLAPLLHAARTARTDHIHAQDTESAARSRLLPEHATLQAADLATAGQRMRDDIAVLSTLLPEETNLRQLTADLERIDGERQDFTVQQHVARDWLDQETTHRAALDARRETARKAEEEGRRHQDQLETLTLRVEAAERRDAHLAQITATEQRLAAAQQTTEMAAQDHIDIRRRRTEGMAAELAASLTDGAPCPVCGSCSHPAPAAAPEGQPTREDEQAAEDTHQRAQQQRDAIASELQQLRENAATATGEAGDTPLADLTAEHEALITQLSDALQRAADRGAADEELLAMDREHAAMTQQLNLTTAALSARNATYDTQSQRQAELTKKLDDARGTAPTLAARIDELTRTADHLKQAAEASRTAAIAAETRDTRTTEATAAASTQGFDTLAAAEQALLSAEDLGNIEEEINQWREARATHQAVLDNPALQQAAAQPPADVDAAAVRRGAADDQYVQAAATAGNAQARTTELTGLAATLGEAVERLEALDKAHSTARHLADLATGNSTSARVRMQLEAYVLAARLEQVVAAANTRLQLMSEGRYTLRHSDHQAAHGARSGLGLEITDAWTGRPRKTDTLSGGESFFASLSLALGLADVVTHEVGGNPLDTLFIDEGFGTLDDDTLHKVLDVLDSLRAHDRTVGVISHVPELRRRITQRLYVRKGLTGSTLVHLTEAAE; this is encoded by the coding sequence ATGCGCCTGCACCACCTCACCCTGCAGGCTTTCGGACCCTTCGCCGGCACCCACACCGTCGACTTCGATGCGCTGTCCGCCGACAACCTGTTCCTCCTACACGGCGACACCGGTGCCGGCAAGAGCACCCTGTTCACCGCTATCTGCTTCGCCCTGTACGGCGAACCCCCGGTCGACCGCGACCTTCTGCTGCGCAGTCACCACGCCCCGGCCGACCTGCTCACCCAGGTCACCTTGGACGTCACCATCGCCGGCCACCGGCTGCGCATCGAACGCGAACCCCAGCAGACGCGCCCCAAGCGAAGCGGTAAGGGCGAGACCGTCCACAAGGCCGAGACCCGGCTCCAGCGGTGGACGACCGACTCCCTCGGCCAGGGCCACTGGGAACCCTCCAGCAGGTCCCATCAGGAAACCGGCAAGGAGATCAAAGACCTCCTCGGCATGAGCCGGACCCAGTTCTGCCAGGTCGTCCTCCTGCCCCAGAACGAGTTCACCAAGTTCCTCTACGCCGCCGCGCCCCAGCGCCGCGAACTGCTGGGCAAGCTCTTCCATACCGACCGGTACGCGCAGATCGAACGCTGGCTGAACGACCACAGCCGCACCACCCAGAAGAACCGCGACGCCGCCCGCGACGAAGTGCTGCATCTGGCGGCCCGCATCCACCAGGCAGCCGGACCGGACCTGAAATCCGAGCACGACGCCCCCACCTCCGACGTCCCGCACGCCCTGACCGACCCTGCCCTTGCCTGGGCCCGGGACCTGACCCAGGCAAGCCAGGCCGACGCCCTCACAGCCCAGGCCGACGCCGAGAAGGCAAAGAAGAACCAGGTCGAGTACCAGACCCTGGAAGCCGCCACGCGCGTGCTGCATCAGCAGCAGACCACTCATGCCGCCGCCCGCGCGGAACTGGACCGGCTCCACGAGCAGACCCCTCACCAAGAAGCCCTGAGCCGGAGCCGTGAGCAGGCCCGACGCGCCCAGCAGCTGGCGCCGCTGCTGCACGCCGCCCGCACCGCCCGCACCGACCACATCCACGCCCAGGACACCGAAAGCGCCGCCCGAAGCCGGCTGCTCCCTGAACACGCCACACTCCAGGCAGCTGACCTCGCAACGGCCGGGCAACGCATGCGTGACGACATCGCTGTGCTGAGCACCCTGCTCCCCGAAGAGACCAACCTTCGCCAACTCACCGCCGACCTGGAACGGATCGACGGCGAGCGGCAGGACTTCACCGTCCAGCAGCACGTCGCCCGTGACTGGCTCGATCAGGAGACCACCCATCGCGCCGCCCTGGATGCCCGCCGGGAAACCGCCCGCAAGGCCGAGGAGGAGGGCCGCCGCCACCAGGATCAGCTGGAGACCCTGACCTTGCGCGTGGAGGCCGCCGAGCGCCGCGACGCCCACCTCGCGCAGATCACCGCCACCGAACAGCGCCTGGCCGCCGCTCAGCAAACCACCGAGATGGCTGCCCAGGACCACATCGATATCCGCCGCCGACGCACCGAGGGCATGGCCGCCGAACTCGCCGCCAGCCTCACCGACGGCGCGCCCTGCCCGGTCTGCGGCTCGTGCTCCCACCCGGCCCCCGCCGCAGCTCCCGAGGGGCAGCCCACCCGCGAGGACGAACAAGCCGCCGAGGACACCCACCAGCGAGCCCAGCAGCAGCGCGACGCGATCGCCAGCGAACTGCAGCAGCTGCGCGAGAACGCTGCCACCGCGACCGGCGAAGCCGGCGACACCCCGCTGGCCGACCTCACGGCCGAACACGAGGCCCTCATTACGCAGCTGTCCGACGCCCTCCAGCGAGCCGCAGACCGTGGGGCCGCCGACGAGGAACTCCTCGCCATGGACCGCGAACACGCCGCCATGACCCAGCAGCTCAACCTCACCACCGCCGCCCTGTCCGCCCGCAACGCCACCTACGACACCCAGTCCCAGCGGCAGGCCGAGCTCACCAAGAAACTCGACGACGCCCGCGGCACCGCCCCCACCCTCGCAGCCCGTATTGACGAGCTCACCCGCACCGCCGACCACCTCAAGCAGGCCGCCGAGGCATCCCGCACCGCCGCCATCGCTGCGGAGACCCGCGACACCCGCACCACCGAGGCCACGGCCGCCGCCTCAACCCAGGGCTTTGACACCCTGGCCGCCGCTGAGCAGGCCCTGCTCAGCGCGGAGGACCTAGGCAACATCGAAGAAGAGATCAACCAGTGGCGCGAGGCCCGCGCCACCCACCAAGCCGTCCTCGACAACCCCGCCCTGCAGCAGGCCGCTGCCCAGCCGCCCGCAGACGTCGACGCCGCAGCGGTCCGACGCGGCGCCGCAGACGACCAGTACGTCCAAGCAGCCGCCACCGCCGGCAACGCCCAGGCCCGCACCACGGAGCTCACTGGCCTCGCCGCCACATTGGGCGAGGCTGTTGAGCGACTGGAGGCACTGGATAAGGCCCACAGCACCGCCCGCCACCTCGCCGACCTGGCCACCGGCAACTCAACCAGCGCCCGGGTCCGCATGCAGCTGGAGGCCTACGTCCTGGCCGCACGCCTCGAACAGGTCGTCGCCGCTGCCAACACCCGCCTCCAGCTGATGTCCGAGGGCCGCTACACCCTGCGCCACTCCGACCACCAAGCCGCCCACGGCGCCCGCTCGGGCCTCGGCCTGGAAATCACCGATGCTTGGACTGGCCGCCCCCGCAAGACCGATACCCTCTCCGGCGGCGAATCCTTCTTCGCCTCCCTGTCCCTCGCCCTCGGCCTGGCCGATGTCGTCACCCATGAAGTCGGCGGGAACCCCCTGGACACCCTCTTCATCGACGAGGGCTTCGGCACTCTCGACGACGACACCCTCCACAAGGTCCTCGACGTCCTGGACTCCCTGCGCGCCCACGACCGCACTGTCGGCGTCATCAGCCACGTCCCGGAACTGCGCCGCCGTATCACCCAGCGCCTGTACGTCCGTAAAGGTCTCACCGGCTCTACCCTTGTGCACCTGACCGAAGCAGCCGAATAG